Below is a window of Paraburkholderia kururiensis DNA.
GTTGGAGCCGCTGATTCCGTTGTTCGAGCCGTCGCCCAAAGGTGGCCGACGCCGCACGGTTGATGACCGTGCAGCATTGAACGGCATCCTGTATGTCCTGCAAACAGGCATCCCGTGGGAAGACCTGCCGCAGCAACTGGGTTTCGGCAGCGGGATGACATGCTGGCGACGACTGCGGGACTGGCAGGCCGAAGGCGTATGGGAGCAACTGCATCTGGCGATGCTTCGCCGGTTGCGTGAGCATGACCAGATTGATTGGGAGCGGGCGAGCCTTGATGCCGCTAGCGTTTCCAGCCCCCGGGGGGGCAGGAAACCGGCCCGAACCCGACAGACCGGGGCAAGCTCGGGTCGAAACGGCACATCGTCGTAGATGCACGCGGTATTCCTCTGGCCATCACGGTCACGGGTGCCAACCGCCACGACTCGATGGCGTTCGAGCCCACGCTCGATGCCATTCCGGCAGTCTCGGGCCTCAATGGCGCGCCCCGTAAGCGCCCAGACAAGCTGCATGCGGACAAGGGATATGACTTTGCACGTTGTCGGCATTATCTGAAGCAGCGCGGCATCACGGCACGTATCGCCCGACGCGGGGTGGAAAGCCGCGAGCGGCTCGGACGGCATCGCTGGGTGGTCGAGCGCACGCATGCCTGGTTTGCCGGTTTCGGCAAATTGCGCATTCGTTTCGAACGGCGTCTCGACATTCATATGGCGTTGCTTTCCCTGGCGGCTGCCGTTATCTGTTCACGCTTCGTTGACGACTTGTGTTAGCGACTCTTAGTTGGAAAATTCCGGCTCTTGAGGCTGGCCCAATTTCCGTCCCGGTCTTAGTTGGAAAATTCCGGCTCTTCAGAACGGGCCGAACCGGCCCGATCGGTACACTGGCGGGCGAATTCCGCCGGTGTCATCCACTGCAGCGCAGAGTGAGGGCGCGCCTCGTTATAGTACTCGCGCCAGACCTCGATTTTGCGTCTGGCGTCCTCCAGCGACAAGAACCAATGCGCGTTGAGGCATTCCTCCCGAAAGCGTCCGTTGAAGGATTCATTCTTTGCGTTGTCGGTCGGCTTGCCAGGACGCGAGAAGTCAATCTCCACGCCATTCTCGTACGCCCATTTGTCGAGCGCCTTCGAAATGAACTCGCTGCCATTATCTGCCTTGATATAGCGGGGAAGCGGACGATGATGCGCAAGCCGAGCCAGCGCGGCGACAACGTGTTCGCCACGCAATGAACCATCGACTTCGATCGCCAGGCATTCCCGCGTGTAGTTGTCCACGATCGTGAGCGTGCGCAAGCGTCGACCATCAAAAAGTGCATCGGCGACGAAGTCCATGCTCCAGATCTCGTTGATTGCGCTCACTGACTGCTTTGGCTGGCGGCGCCGGGCCGATTTGTTTCGCCGGGGTCGCTTGTGGCGCAACGAAAGGCCCAGTTCGCGATACACGCGTTCTACTCTCTTATGGTTGTCTCTCCAGCCTTCCCGGCGAAGCATCACGTACACGCGCGGCGCACCGTAATGCACCCGCACTTCCGTGATCTCCTTGATGCGCATTTCCAGTGCGCTTTGATCCCGCGCGACTGACTCGTATCGGTAGACCGTGCGGGATAGCTGCAACAACGCGCAGGTCTGCCGCTGACTTGCGCCGAAACGTTGCATCAAGTCCGTGACAAGCTCACGGCGCCGGGAAGGCTTCAGAGCTTTTTTGACAGCACGTCCTGCAGCATGGCCTTGTCCAGCGACAGATCGGCCACGAGCCGCTTGAGCTTCGCGTTCTCTTCCTCAAGTTGCTTCAGCCGGCGCAGCTCCGACGGCGACAGCCCACCGTACTTCGTCCGCCAGTTGTAAAACGTCGCGTCGCTGATTCCCATCTTGCGGCAGACCTCCGCGACCGGCGTGCCCAGCTCGGCCTGCTTCAACGCATAGGCGATCTGTTCTTCGGTGAACTTGCTCTTCTTCACGGCATGACCTCCTGGTCTCGATGACAGCGTCATGCCGGAATTTTCCACTTCCAACTGGGACAGTTTTGTGGGCTAGGGTCAAGCACTGCGCACGGTGATCACGCAATGCACATGCCGATGCAGCACTCGGATCAGATGTCACCCACCAAGGAAAACTGATGAAACCTCGTATTTTCCGGCTCGATACGCTCGCCGGCGTGCTCGCTCTTGCGCTGTCCACTGTTGCATTCGCCGGCCAGGCGCCGGGCGCAGACTCCGCTCCGGACGTGCCGGTGAGCCACCACGATCGTGTGTATGCGGCAGAGCAGTTTTCAAACACCGTCTCCGTAACCGATCCAGCCGATAACCGGCTGCTCGGCGTGATCCGCCTGGGCGATCCTTCACCAGGCAATTTCAGTCCGCTCTATCGCGGCCAGGTGCTGGTGCACGGCATGGGCTTTTCGCCTGATCACAAAACGATTGCTGTCGTGTCGATCGGATCCAACTCCGTATCGTTCATCGATACCGCAACGAACGTGGTCAAACACGTGACGTACGTCGGACGTTCGCCCCACGAAGCGTTCTTTACGCCGGATGGCAAGGAGGTGTGGGTCACGGTCCGCGGCGAGAACTACGTCGCGGTGCTCGACGGAACCACGTTCGAGGAAGAAACGAGAATCACGACTCCGGCCGGACCCGGCATGCAGATCTTCTCGCCCGACGGGAAGTACGGCTATGTCTGCTCGTCGTTCAATCCGGAGACAGACATCGTGTCGGTGGCGGACCATCAGATCATCGCGAAGGTGAAGCAGGACAGCCCGTTTTGCCCGAACATCGCAGCGACGCCGGATGGCAAGCAGGTCTGGTTCACCCTCAAGGACGTGGGCCGCACCCAGGTATTCGACGCGAAACCGCCGTTCAGGCTGCTCAAGACGCTCGACACGGGTCCCATTACGAACCACGTGAATATCGTCAGGAATGCAAACGGTATGTTCGCGTACGTGACGGTGGGTGGACTCAATGAGGTGAAGGTCTTCCGGACCGACAACTATGCCCAGGTCGCGACGATTCCCGTCGGCAACCTGCCGCACGGGCTCTGGCCATCAGGCGATGGTTCGCGTATCTACGTGGGGCTGGAAAACGGCGACGCCCTCACGGCTATCGATACCATGACAAACAAGGTGATCGCCCAGGTGCCGATCGGTCAGGCGCCGCAAGCCATAACGTATGTGCCGGACGCAGTGCCGGACGGCGACGGCATGCAGAATCTGCAGCCCCTGGGCCTCGCGGGCAACACGGCGCATATCCGGCTGGTGTCGGCAAATGCCAAGGCACAGCCGTCCGGTAACTCGCCGACCAGCGTGGCCCTGTTCGATCAGGGGCTGCTCCAGGTTCTGCAGGCGTCCGTGACCGGACTCGACCCGAAGCAGCCTTACGTTCTGGGACTGTCCGACCATCCTGACGGGAGTGGTGCGATCGAAGGCCTCGCAAACTTCATGACCAATCCGGCCGGCTCCGCCATCGTGAATGCGATCGGGCAGATTCGCCAGGTGGTCTCGGTCAACGATCCTCATTCGGACGGCGCGCGACGCTACCTCGTGATCGCGCCTCAGATGGCCGGCAAGCCGGGGCCGGTGGTTCAGGTGCAGGCGCTTTGATTTCATTGGGTGCACCAGGCCCCCAGGAAAGCGGAACAAAACGAAATGGGAGGCGAAGAGCAACAAGGCCCTTCCCTCCCATGATTCACGGCCACCACTCGACTCGCCGGACCCTCGCCCCCGGGCTCACCGCAATCATCAAAATCTTCTTTATATTCTTCGCTCCTGTTTCTTCGCGGTCATTGCACACCAGGCCGCATGAGAGTCCATGTAGTCTCTCCAATGCGTGATCTTTCGGTTCTCGATCTTGATGATTGAGCAGAACCGGTTGTTGTACGCCACGCCTGTAGCGAGGATGATTCCATGAACCTCATATTCGATGACACAGCCGGCGGCTATCTCGTGAGTAATCAACCTGTCGGCAGATTGAAGCGCGATGTTGTCGACGTAGCCTTTGAACGCAGCCATCAGGTTGGTTCGTCCTTTGATAACGCGGGGCCAACCCAGGTCGTAGAGAGTCTCGTAAATGATGTCGTCGGCAATGACGTCGAAGAAGTGCGTTCCATCGACAAGGCCACCTAGCGCCCCTCGAACCAGATTGAAGTAAGGATCAGCCGCCTCGTAGGCGGCGTATTTCGATCTTGGCATTTCTGTTTCTTGCTCCCTTTGGTATGTTGCTTACCTGCCCGATTTCTTCGGGCCATTTCAATCCTGGAGAACGGCTTCGGTTGAGCGGCCCCGGCTTTCAGTGCCAAAGGCAATGTTAGTCTTCGGCGCCGCGGCGGGCGATGGGTTACTCGCCGGCCAGGTTCGGTCATTGCCTCACACGATAGATCTGCCATCCAAAGGTCCGCTGTACTCGGCCAGCGGACCCCGAGAGCGTACCTTGCCGCACTACTACCGATTTGCGGTGGAGCATTCAGGGAGGAACGCCGTTGCAGGCGTTCTGCCGTCTTCGGTTGCTTAAGTCGGCAACTGATTGAATTTTCGAATGGCTTTGTCCACGAAGGACTCGGGCAGATAGCGGCGCAGAAACCGCACCTGCCCGGCCTGTTTGCCCGCGGTGTAGCGCCGCTTCGGCGCGAGCTCCGTCGCCGCTTTAAGCACCGTGGCAGCAACGATCTCGGGCGCGTCGCCAGTTTCCATCATGGCCGGCAACAGTGCATGAACGCGGGCGCGATCCGCATCGTAGACCTGCAGCGTGCGGTCTGGCTTGATCGTGTTCTCCTCGAACGACGTCCGGGTCACGGCAGGCTCCACCAGCACGACACGAATGCCGAGCGTGCGCAACTCGTGGTCCAGCGATTCCGAGTAGCCCTCCACGGCATGCTTCGTCGAGGCGTACAGGGCGTTGTACGGCGATGGGATCAGACCTAGCACGGAACTCATGTTGATGATGCGCCCCCGCGTCTGGCGGCGCATCGCCGGCAGAACCGCGTTGGTGACGCGCAGCACGCCGAACACATTCACCTCGAACAGCGACCGGGCCTGCGCGACAGACGACTCTTCGGCCCCGCCGAACAAGCCGATGCCTGCGTTGTTGACCAGCAGGTCGATCCTGCCGGCGTCTCTCAAGACTTCGGCGACCATGTGCTGTACGGAGTCGTCGTCGGTCACGTCGCACGTCAGCATCGTGATGTCGTCAACGCCTGCGGGAAATGTCTTGCGGCTGGTTCCGAACACACGATAACCCGCTTGCCTGAGTGCCAGGGCTGTGGCCCGTCCAATACCGGACGAGGCTCCGGTCACGAGGGCGACAGGCATGTCGTTCTTGCTCATCAATCGATTCTCCAAAGGGTGGGCGAGCGGCATCGTTGAAAGTGTTACTATCGATTCGATACTAAGCATGCTAGCACAGTCACTATCGAAAAAGTATGGACAAGGAAACACCCTGCGATGAACCGTGCCCGATCGCGCGCAGCCTGGCCGTGTTCGGCGACGCCTGGAGTCTGTTGATCCTGCGGGATGCTCATGCGGGGCTGACCCGCTTCGACCAGTTCCGCAAAAGCCTGGGCATTGCCCCGACGATCCTTTCCCGCCGGCTTGCGACGCTGACGGAGGAAGGCATGCTGGAGAAGCGGCTGTATTCGGAGCACCCGCCGCGGGAGGAATACGTGCTGACGGCGGCCGGATGCGATGTCTTGCCGGTGCTCTTCATGATTGGCGCGTGGGGGCGCCAGCACCGTAGCGGCGGTGACCTTGTGCGCTTCCTGGATGCCGACGCGGGGACGGAAATCAAGCCAGTGGCCGTGGATGAAAACACAGGCGCCCGGATAGGATCGCGCCCAATACGAGTTATCCCTCCAGAGTGATCAGCCCTGAAGACGCGAGATAGTAGGAACTGGCTTGGCCAGGCGTCCGCGATGACAAACCTGCTAGATGAATCTGAAAGGGTGATGGTCGCGGTGCATCGCAAGCAGGCATCGATTGATCGCGCTGCCGACCGGCTGAATAGGGTCGACGCGGCCGACCGCATCTGGCAGCCGTCGGCCAAAGCGGGCAGTCAGGCTGATCCTGCGGCGAACGCTCAGGCGTCTTACTCTCCTTCGAAACCCGCCAGACGGAGTGCTTCGGCATCCAGGCCGAAGCCGACGTTCACGTTCGGCGGAAAGAAGGCTGCTATGTGACGGTCGAGTCCGGCCGTTGAAGCTGGGATAGACGAGCGATTGCTACAGATTGAGTTGAGTCTGCCGTTGTGGATGCGGGCCCGCTCGAGAACATCGAAATAGCTGATCCGCGAGCGATAAGCGCATCCGCTCGATAGCGGCTTCGTTCGAAGCGGCCGCATTGCCGACGTCTTCAATGATCTGCAACTCGTTGCGATTTCAGCCGGAAGAGATCCGACTGTTTCACAGCAAAGCCGATATACCCGCGCCCGATGGCCTTACGTCTCTCCGCCTCGTTCTACTGCGGACTGCCCACAGAATCACGAGATCGTCGGTGGCGACGGGCTGTCCATATCGGCCGTCTCGACTACCACGCGTCCGAGCGCCCTGAACGGCGCAAGAAGCGCCTCGTCGGCCACGCTCGAAGTGATCAGCCTCCAGTCGCGCTCGAGAGGCGTCCAGTGTTGCTGCCGCGAGCGACCTAGCTTGTCTGCGTCGGCGAGCACAACCACCTGAGCCGCACGCCGGATGATGCAGTCCTTCAGATACGCTTGTTGCGCGCTCGCTTCACACAGCCCGAACTCCGCGACCACGCCGTCCGCGCCGAGAAACGCCTTGTCGACGCTCAAGCGGCTAAGCGACAGTTCGGCGAGCGGCCCGAGTGTGCTCATGCTCGAATTACGCAGATCGCCGCCGAGCAGCGTGAGATGAACGCCGGGCGCGTTCGAGAGAGTCATGACGGCAAGCAGGTTGTTGGTGACCACATGAAGATCGACGCGCGAAGCGAGATGCCGCGCCAGCGCGGCACACGTCGTGCCGCCGTCGAGCAGCAACGTATCGCCGTCGTGCACGTGAGCGGCGGCCGCGCGAGCGATGGCTTCTTTCTGCTCGCGCTGCGTCGCCTTGCGTTCCTCGAGCGACGCCTCCGGTTCATGCGCGCCGATCAGCGCTGTCGCGCCACCATAGGTGCGCACGAGACGGCGCTGGTTGGCGAGCGTCGTGAGGTCGCGCCGGATGGTTGCTTCAGATACGCCGAGCGCGGCGCTGAGTTGTTCGACGTTGGTGTCGCCGCTCAGGACGAGATCGAGAATCGCGCGATGGCGTTCGGACGCTTTCATGGCTGGCATCTGCAGTATTGAGGTTGCGGATGTTACACCACGGCCCGCGCGCCTTCCGTCAGGCTCATTGCGCACTCAGCCGCGCCGCGTCGCCAGTTCAGCGCCCTGGCGCAGTGCTTCGAGCAGGCTGCGCTCGTCAGCGATGCCCTTGCCCGCGATGTCGAACGCGGTGCCATGATCGACCGATGTGCGGATGACTTCGAGCCCTACCGTCACGTTCACGCCCGCTTCCAGCCCGAGCACCTTCACCGGACCGTGACCCTGGTCGTGATACATCGCCACCACGAGGTCGAAGTCGCCGCGGCCCGCGCGAAAAAAGAGCGTGTCGGCAGGCAGCGGGCCGGTCACGTCGAGGCCGCGCTCCTGCAAAACCGTTACCGCCGGCACGATCTTCTCTTCTTCCTCGCCGTATCCGAACAAGCCGTTCTCGCCGGCATGCGGATTGATGCCGCACACGCCGATGCGCGGCTTCGCGATGCCGGCCTTCACCAGGGTCGCGTTGCCGCGCTCGATCGTGCGTTGCACGAGGCCCGGCTCGATCTTGCGGATCGCGTCGATGATCCCGATATGCGTCGTCACATGAATGACGCGCAGTTGCGGCGCGACCAGCATCATCGAGACTTCGTCGACGCCCGTCAGATGGGCGAGCATTTCGGTGTGGCCGGGAAACTTGTGGCCACCGGCGTGCAGCGCTTCCTTGTTCAGCGGCGCCGTACAGATGGCGTCGATTTGACTGGCCTCGGCAAGTTGCACCGCACGCGCGATGAACTGATAGGCAGCATCGCCCGCGACGGCTGACAACTGGCCGAAAGGCAGGTCGGCCGGAATCAGGTCGAGATCGATGCAGTCGATCGTGCCCGGCTCGTAGCGCGCCTCGGCCGCTTCCTTGATGCGGCGGATCTTTGCCATACCGCCGACGATCTTATTCGCCCGTTCGAGCCGGCGCGCGTCGCCGATCACGAGCGGACGGCACCGCTGATAAACGACGTCGTGTGCAAGGCTCTTGACGATGATTTCCGGGCCGACGCCCGCGGCGTCGCCCATCGTAATGCCGATCACGGGGAGGTAGTTGCTCATGATGTTTGCCTTGATGTCATTGAATTCTGCTGTACTGCATGCCGGATCGCGTGGGCGGCGATCAGGCCGAATCGTGTGAGCGGGTGCCCGCGCTGACGGTCGCTGCCGGGGTTTCTCGGAGATAGCGCCACGCAGCGAACAGTGCGTGGTCGGTGCCGAACGCCCCTGCCTTCGTGACGATACGCAGATGCGGCTGGCGAGTGGAGGCACCGACCGGCTTGCCGACGGCCACGCCCGCCTCTATCTCCGCAATCAGTTCGATGCTGCCGACGCCAACTGCGCTCAGCATCGCGCGGGCGGTTTCGCCGCCCGTCGCGATCAAGCCGCCGAGCGCCGCGAAATGCGGCTTGACGAGCCCGGCAAGCGCCGCCGACAGCAGCGCGCCTTCCGCCGGATCGAACGCGTCGTCGCTGCCGATGCGCAGCAGCAAATCCGCGCCCGTTCCCAATGCGTCGCCGATTCGCGCCTGCCACTGGAACAAGTCGGCGTGGCCCTCGCCGCCGCGCAGCACGGCAGGCGGTACCGTCAGTTCAATCATGCCGGCGCGTTCTCGCAGCATGGCGCACTGCCGCTCCGAGACCGCCGACAGGCTGCCCACCAACACCAGCACTGGTGCCTGTTGTCGCTGCCCTTCCGAAGCGCTTGCGCCTTTGCGCGCCGCGCGCGGCCCGAACAGACCTTCCAGGCTCGCGATCTCGCGCGCGAGGCCGCCCGAGCCGACCCAGAACAGCGCCTTGTCCATCTGTGCAGTAGCCCGCGCGAGTGTGATGAGGTCGTCCTTCGTCTCGGCGTCCACCACGAGCGCCTGGGTGCCGCTGGCCGCCACGGCCGCGATCCGCGCCATGAGCGTCTGACCGCCTTCGCGCAACGCATCCACGTCGAGTTGCGCGGTCGAAACGCCGGCTTGCGCGAGCATCACATGCAGGTCGGCCGTGCGGCCCGCGTTTTCGAGCTTCCATGTATCGGTTGTTTCCAGCGGCTCGCCGCGTACGAACACACGACCGCCAAGCAAGGTGCGACCCGTCGCCGGAAACGCCGGCGCGACTATCGCAAGACCCGCGAGCGGCTGCAGCGCGGCGACTTCGGCGGCCCAATTACCACGCAGCGTCGAGTCGATCTTTTTGTAGAGACGCCGGCCCGGCTCGCGCAACGCCAGCCAGGCTGCCGAGGTGCGCTGCGCGGCCTCGACGGGCGCGAGACGGCGGGTGTCGGTATCGGCGGCGATCACGTCGGCGGCGGTACCGTCGAGGCCTTGGGGCGGCACGTCAAGTGTGACGACCGTGCGATAGCCGGCGCTCGCAAAGCCGATCGCGCAATCGGCTGCGCCCGACAGATCGTCTGCGATGATCAGTATGCTCATCGCGCCATTTCCCTTGCTTGGCGGCTTACCTGCACGCGCTTTGCGACGGCGGCGGTCAGGATCGGCGAAAGGACCGCAGTCACGACCACGCAGGCAGCCACCAGCAGCGTCGCGCTTTTGGCCGCCTCCGCGTAGACCGGATTCGCCGCGGCGATCAACGCCGGCACGGCGGCCGCGTTACCTGCCGTATTCGCCGCAGCGGTTCCGGCGACGCCGGTGCCGCCCGTCAGACGGTCCGCGAGGTAAAGGGGAATGCCCGTCACGATCACCACAGCGATGCCTAGACCAACGCCCAGCACGCCTGCCTGCCACACCTTGTGCAGATCGAGACTCGCTCCGAGCGCCAGCGCGAAGAACGGAATCATCACCGGAACTGCTTTGCCGAGAAACGCACGCATCTCGCGATCCAGGTTCCCGAGCAGCATGCCGAACGCCAGCGGCAGAATGCTGCCGACCAGCGTCGGCCACGGAAACGCCGACAGTCCCGCCACGCCAAGCGTGACCATGGTCAGAAACGGCCCCGATTCGAGCGACATGATCGTATAGGCGCCGACGTCTTCTGAGCGGCCGTACTGGCCCATCAGCGCCATGTACAGACCGCCGTTGGTGTCATTCATCGCCGCGACGACGGCGAGCGTCGACAGGCCGGCGAACAATCCCGACGAGATCGGCTGTTCGCCAAGGAAATGCCCCATCACCACACCCACGATGATCGCGGCACCCACCTTCGTGATGAACAGCGCGCCACCCTTCTTGAGCAGATAGGGCGTTGCCTTGACGTCGATGCTCGCGCCCGTGCAGACGTAAAACACCGCCAGAATCGGCAGCGCACCGGTGAAGAGCGCATTGGTGAAAGAGCCGAAGAACTTCGGCATGTCAGGCAGAAATGTGGCGA
It encodes the following:
- a CDS encoding nuclear transport factor 2 family protein, producing MPRSKYAAYEAADPYFNLVRGALGGLVDGTHFFDVIADDIIYETLYDLGWPRVIKGRTNLMAAFKGYVDNIALQSADRLITHEIAAGCVIEYEVHGIILATGVAYNNRFCSIIKIENRKITHWRDYMDSHAAWCAMTAKKQERRI
- a CDS encoding oxidoreductase yields the protein MSKNDMPVALVTGASSGIGRATALALRQAGYRVFGTSRKTFPAGVDDITMLTCDVTDDDSVQHMVAEVLRDAGRIDLLVNNAGIGLFGGAEESSVAQARSLFEVNVFGVLRVTNAVLPAMRRQTRGRIINMSSVLGLIPSPYNALYASTKHAVEGYSESLDHELRTLGIRVVLVEPAVTRTSFEENTIKPDRTLQVYDADRARVHALLPAMMETGDAPEIVAATVLKAATELAPKRRYTAGKQAGQVRFLRRYLPESFVDKAIRKFNQLPT
- a CDS encoding YncE family protein, whose amino-acid sequence is MKPRIFRLDTLAGVLALALSTVAFAGQAPGADSAPDVPVSHHDRVYAAEQFSNTVSVTDPADNRLLGVIRLGDPSPGNFSPLYRGQVLVHGMGFSPDHKTIAVVSIGSNSVSFIDTATNVVKHVTYVGRSPHEAFFTPDGKEVWVTVRGENYVAVLDGTTFEEETRITTPAGPGMQIFSPDGKYGYVCSSFNPETDIVSVADHQIIAKVKQDSPFCPNIAATPDGKQVWFTLKDVGRTQVFDAKPPFRLLKTLDTGPITNHVNIVRNANGMFAYVTVGGLNEVKVFRTDNYAQVATIPVGNLPHGLWPSGDGSRIYVGLENGDALTAIDTMTNKVIAQVPIGQAPQAITYVPDAVPDGDGMQNLQPLGLAGNTAHIRLVSANAKAQPSGNSPTSVALFDQGLLQVLQASVTGLDPKQPYVLGLSDHPDGSGAIEGLANFMTNPAGSAIVNAIGQIRQVVSVNDPHSDGARRYLVIAPQMAGKPGPVVQVQAL
- a CDS encoding four-carbon acid sugar kinase family protein: MSILIIADDLSGAADCAIGFASAGYRTVVTLDVPPQGLDGTAADVIAADTDTRRLAPVEAAQRTSAAWLALREPGRRLYKKIDSTLRGNWAAEVAALQPLAGLAIVAPAFPATGRTLLGGRVFVRGEPLETTDTWKLENAGRTADLHVMLAQAGVSTAQLDVDALREGGQTLMARIAAVAASGTQALVVDAETKDDLITLARATAQMDKALFWVGSGGLAREIASLEGLFGPRAARKGASASEGQRQQAPVLVLVGSLSAVSERQCAMLRERAGMIELTVPPAVLRGGEGHADLFQWQARIGDALGTGADLLLRIGSDDAFDPAEGALLSAALAGLVKPHFAALGGLIATGGETARAMLSAVGVGSIELIAEIEAGVAVGKPVGASTRQPHLRIVTKAGAFGTDHALFAAWRYLRETPAATVSAGTRSHDSA
- a CDS encoding IS3 family transposase (programmed frameshift), encoding MKKSKFTEEQIAYALKQAELGTPVAEVCRKMGISDATFYNWRTKYGGLSPSELRRLKQLEEENAKLKRLVADLSLDKAMLQDVLFKKALKPSRRRELVTDLMQRFGASQRQTCALLQLSRTVYRYESVARDQSALEMRIKEITEVRVHYGAPRVYVMLRREGWRDNHKRVERVYRELGLSLRHKRPRRNKSARRRQPKQSVSAINEIWSMDFVADALFDGRRLRTLTIVDNYTRECLAIEVDGSLRGEHVVAALARLAHHRPLPRYIKADNGSEFISKALDKWAYENGVEIDFSRPGKPTDNAKNESFNGRFREECLNAHWFLSLEDARRKIEVWREYYNEARPHSALQWMTPAEFARQCTDRAGSARSEEPEFSN
- a CDS encoding IS5 family transposase (programmed frameshift) — translated: MSRRKISNELWAALEPLIPLFEPSPKGGRRRTVDDRAALNGILYVLQTGIPWEDLPQQLGFGSGMTCWRRLRDWQAEGVWEQLHLAMLRRLREHDQIDWERASLDAASVSKPPGGQETGPNPTDRGKLGSKRHIVVDARGIPLAITVTGANRHDSMAFEPTLDAIPAVSGLNGAPRKRPDKLHADKGYDFARCRHYLKQRGITARIARRGVESRERLGRHRWVVERTHAWFAGFGKLRIRFERRLDIHMALLSLAAAVICSRFVDDLC
- a CDS encoding 2-keto-3-deoxygluconate permease, giving the protein MAQIHIKRGIERVPGGMMIVPLLLGALVATFLPDMPKFFGSFTNALFTGALPILAVFYVCTGASIDVKATPYLLKKGGALFITKVGAAIIVGVVMGHFLGEQPISSGLFAGLSTLAVVAAMNDTNGGLYMALMGQYGRSEDVGAYTIMSLESGPFLTMVTLGVAGLSAFPWPTLVGSILPLAFGMLLGNLDREMRAFLGKAVPVMIPFFALALGASLDLHKVWQAGVLGVGLGIAVVIVTGIPLYLADRLTGGTGVAGTAAANTAGNAAAVPALIAAANPVYAEAAKSATLLVAACVVVTAVLSPILTAAVAKRVQVSRQAREMAR
- a CDS encoding winged helix-turn-helix transcriptional regulator, producing the protein MDKETPCDEPCPIARSLAVFGDAWSLLILRDAHAGLTRFDQFRKSLGIAPTILSRRLATLTEEGMLEKRLYSEHPPREEYVLTAAGCDVLPVLFMIGAWGRQHRSGGDLVRFLDADAGTEIKPVAVDENTGARIGSRPIRVIPPE
- the pdxA gene encoding 4-hydroxythreonine-4-phosphate dehydrogenase PdxA; amino-acid sequence: MSNYLPVIGITMGDAAGVGPEIIVKSLAHDVVYQRCRPLVIGDARRLERANKIVGGMAKIRRIKEAAEARYEPGTIDCIDLDLIPADLPFGQLSAVAGDAAYQFIARAVQLAEASQIDAICTAPLNKEALHAGGHKFPGHTEMLAHLTGVDEVSMMLVAPQLRVIHVTTHIGIIDAIRKIEPGLVQRTIERGNATLVKAGIAKPRIGVCGINPHAGENGLFGYGEEEEKIVPAVTVLQERGLDVTGPLPADTLFFRAGRGDFDLVVAMYHDQGHGPVKVLGLEAGVNVTVGLEVIRTSVDHGTAFDIAGKGIADERSLLEALRQGAELATRRG
- a CDS encoding DeoR/GlpR family DNA-binding transcription regulator; translation: MKASERHRAILDLVLSGDTNVEQLSAALGVSEATIRRDLTTLANQRRLVRTYGGATALIGAHEPEASLEERKATQREQKEAIARAAAAHVHDGDTLLLDGGTTCAALARHLASRVDLHVVTNNLLAVMTLSNAPGVHLTLLGGDLRNSSMSTLGPLAELSLSRLSVDKAFLGADGVVAEFGLCEASAQQAYLKDCIIRRAAQVVVLADADKLGRSRQQHWTPLERDWRLITSSVADEALLAPFRALGRVVVETADMDSPSPPTIS